A stretch of Cryomorphaceae bacterium 1068 DNA encodes these proteins:
- a CDS encoding DUF1343 domain-containing protein: protein MNFVFSILGISLFLSCGIAPDVSGQPEESSPQVESAKPGIYDFERLLSLIGDSKVAVVTNHTGSIEGVHIVDSLLSSGVVVKQVFAPEHGFRGDRADGENIDDTVDRRTGVPVFSLYGNTKKPSKESLEDVDLVLFDIQDVGARFYTYLATLHYVMQACSEQNIPLIVADRPNPHTHYVDGPVLQEKFKAFVGLHPVPIVYGMTIGEYALMLNGEGWHEAAPCDLTILPCLNYGRNVPYEFPIKPSPNLPTMESVYLYPSICLFEGTKVSVGRGTAEPFTIIGEPGNKNGDFQFIPEPKEGASINPKHNGETCHGYDLSDFILKPAGISELDFTWLVRMYNETDDRKDFFLKSMYFDKLAGTDQLRKDISIGVDLDTIRESWQEDLNTFKAIRAKYLIYKD, encoded by the coding sequence ATGAATTTCGTCTTCTCCATTTTGGGCATTTCACTCTTCCTTTCTTGTGGGATAGCTCCCGACGTGTCAGGACAGCCCGAAGAGTCAAGTCCACAGGTTGAAAGTGCAAAACCTGGAATCTATGATTTTGAACGCTTGTTATCGCTTATCGGAGATTCCAAAGTGGCTGTTGTAACCAATCATACGGGCTCTATTGAAGGTGTGCACATCGTAGATTCCTTACTCAGTTCGGGTGTGGTTGTGAAACAAGTATTCGCGCCCGAACATGGTTTTAGAGGAGATCGCGCTGATGGAGAGAATATTGACGATACAGTTGATAGGAGAACAGGAGTTCCCGTCTTTTCTCTCTACGGCAACACTAAAAAACCTTCAAAAGAGAGTCTGGAAGACGTCGATCTTGTCTTGTTTGATATACAGGATGTTGGCGCCCGGTTTTATACCTACTTAGCCACATTGCATTACGTAATGCAAGCTTGCTCTGAGCAGAATATTCCCTTAATTGTGGCAGACAGACCAAATCCCCACACTCATTACGTTGATGGACCTGTTCTGCAAGAGAAGTTCAAAGCTTTTGTAGGGCTTCATCCTGTACCTATTGTTTATGGGATGACCATTGGTGAGTACGCGCTAATGCTGAATGGAGAAGGGTGGCATGAAGCCGCACCCTGTGATTTGACCATTTTGCCCTGTCTGAATTATGGAAGAAACGTTCCATACGAGTTTCCGATCAAGCCATCACCAAATCTACCCACCATGGAGTCTGTCTACTTGTATCCTTCTATTTGCTTGTTTGAGGGTACGAAGGTCAGTGTGGGACGTGGAACCGCTGAGCCCTTTACGATCATAGGTGAGCCTGGAAATAAAAACGGAGATTTTCAGTTTATTCCTGAGCCAAAAGAAGGTGCATCCATCAATCCGAAACACAATGGAGAGACCTGCCATGGCTATGATCTGTCTGACTTCATTTTAAAACCTGCTGGAATTTCAGAACTTGATTTCACTTGGCTCGTAAGAATGTACAATGAAACCGATGATAGAAAAGATTTCTTTTTGAAAAGCATGTATTTTGATAAGCTGGCTGGGACGGATCAATTGAGAAAAGATATTTCCATTGGAGTAGATCTGGACACTATCCGTGAAAGTTGGCAAGAAGACTTGAATACCTTTAAAGCCATTCGTGCAAAATA